The following are from one region of the Methanooceanicella nereidis genome:
- a CDS encoding DUF447 domain-containing protein produces the protein MSLEEMLPDGITEVIVTTISSEGIPNAAPMGIVRRGDRMVIRMYPGTRTLKNVKETGYLVANFTLDPLIYVTSAFEDLNCGFFVFEQGMLPPRLKDAFGWVYFKCKTEGVVELEPVDVKVVERRVPRFSRGFAAVIDAAILGTRMHLFKEDEARKKFHEYDVIVNKCGGSKELEAMKKLKEILGFDGHPQ, from the coding sequence ATGTCATTGGAAGAAATGTTGCCGGATGGAATAACGGAAGTCATTGTCACGACCATCTCAAGCGAAGGTATCCCCAATGCCGCCCCCATGGGCATAGTAAGGCGAGGGGACCGGATGGTGATAAGGATGTATCCGGGCACCAGGACACTTAAGAATGTTAAGGAGACCGGATATCTTGTCGCGAACTTTACCCTTGACCCGCTCATCTATGTCACATCCGCTTTCGAAGACTTGAACTGCGGGTTCTTTGTGTTCGAACAGGGCATGCTTCCCCCAAGGTTAAAAGATGCTTTCGGCTGGGTGTACTTTAAGTGTAAAACGGAAGGTGTCGTCGAGCTTGAACCTGTAGACGTTAAAGTCGTCGAGCGCAGGGTGCCCAGGTTCAGCAGGGGTTTTGCAGCGGTGATAGATGCTGCCATACTGGGCACAAGGATGCATTTGTTCAAGGAAGACGAGGCCCGGAAAAAATTCCATGAATATGACGTTATAGTGAATAAGTGCGGCGGATCAAAAGAATTAGAGGCGATGAAAAAATTGAAGGAGATCCTTGGTTTTGATGGACATCCTCAATAG
- the tgtA gene encoding tRNA guanosine(15) transglycosylase TgtA, which yields MTDVFEITNKDLLGRIGKLYTPHGVVETPTVMPVINPNLRLIEPKELKRYGAQMLITNSYIIYRSEKFRQDALKRGLHAMLDFNGPIMTDSGSFQLSVYGSVEVNNSEIISFERDIGTDIGVPLDIPTAPDVPYERAKEELEITLERLGEARQYSGNMMLAGPVQGSTYMDLREEAARRVYAMDFDIYPLGAVVPLMENYRYKDLVDVIVRCKTGLGSDAPVHLFGAGHPMMLALAVSLGCDLFDSAAYALYAKDGRYLTVDGTYHISQLQHLPCSCPVCMSHTAKDIASADEKTRTRLLAEHNLYVTFEEIRLIKQSILDGDLMELVERRCRSHPKMLSGLKRMMDHSAYIERFDPATKSTFFYLGPESAKRPEVIRHNRHLKNLTVNGKILISTRKDVSREGYDNFYMVKMPFGVFPEELKETYPIGQSETISELGPEERDSTLENILSFIRDHPDAEHTFAYDEVWESPRIKDIEKAAKVVHLG from the coding sequence ATGACAGATGTTTTCGAGATAACCAATAAAGACCTGCTGGGCAGGATAGGGAAATTATACACTCCTCACGGCGTCGTGGAGACACCCACGGTCATGCCGGTCATAAACCCGAACCTCAGGCTGATAGAGCCTAAAGAACTAAAGAGGTACGGGGCCCAGATGCTCATCACTAACTCATATATCATTTACCGGTCAGAAAAATTCAGGCAGGATGCCTTAAAGCGCGGCCTTCATGCAATGCTCGATTTTAACGGTCCGATAATGACAGACTCGGGATCATTCCAGCTATCCGTTTATGGTTCCGTTGAAGTGAACAACAGTGAAATAATCTCTTTCGAGAGGGATATCGGCACGGATATAGGAGTGCCTCTGGATATCCCCACCGCGCCGGACGTGCCGTATGAAAGGGCAAAAGAAGAGCTTGAGATAACGCTGGAAAGGCTGGGTGAGGCAAGGCAGTATTCGGGTAATATGATGCTTGCAGGGCCGGTACAGGGTTCGACTTACATGGACCTCAGGGAGGAGGCGGCCAGGCGTGTCTATGCCATGGACTTCGATATTTACCCTCTGGGGGCCGTAGTGCCTTTAATGGAAAACTATCGCTATAAGGACCTGGTGGATGTCATCGTAAGGTGCAAAACGGGGCTGGGCTCTGATGCGCCTGTACATCTCTTCGGGGCCGGGCATCCGATGATGCTGGCTCTTGCGGTATCGCTCGGGTGCGATCTATTCGACTCCGCCGCTTATGCGCTGTACGCGAAGGACGGCAGGTATCTTACCGTGGACGGCACGTATCACATAAGCCAGTTACAGCATCTTCCGTGTTCGTGCCCTGTGTGCATGTCGCACACCGCAAAAGACATCGCATCGGCAGATGAAAAGACCCGTACAAGGCTGCTGGCTGAACATAACCTGTACGTTACGTTCGAAGAGATCAGGCTCATAAAGCAGAGTATACTTGACGGTGACCTGATGGAGCTTGTGGAGAGGCGCTGCAGAAGCCATCCAAAGATGCTTTCCGGATTAAAGCGCATGATGGACCATTCGGCATATATCGAGAGGTTCGACCCCGCTACAAAATCCACGTTCTTCTACCTGGGACCTGAGTCCGCGAAGAGGCCTGAGGTCATAAGGCACAACAGGCATCTTAAGAATCTTACAGTGAATGGAAAGATCCTTATATCTACCAGAAAGGACGTCAGCCGCGAGGGCTATGATAATTTTTACATGGTGAAAATGCCATTCGGGGTATTCCCGGAAGAGCTAAAAGAAACTTATCCCATCGGGCAGTCGGAGACGATAAGCGAACTGGGCCCGGAGGAGAGGGATTCGACACTGGAGAACATACTGAGTTTTATCAGGGACCATCCCGATGCGGAACATACTTTCGCGTATGATGAAGTATGGGAAAGCCCGCGGATAAAGGATATTGAAAAGGCGGCTAAGGTAGTTCACCTGGGATAA
- a CDS encoding methanogenesis marker 9 domain-containing protein — protein sequence MSDLFDLKVGYMNFSNPVAVASMAGITDSEFFENFLDAGLYILGGYSIDEATMNASAEIVKRGRKEFVSDNIFELMESELKKVSGRGVAIGLNVRATSVEPFVRAAELAKKYGAMLEINAHCRQDEMAAIGVGEIMLKDRVGLAKIVSEVKKTGVVLSLKMRSGVVDEVNLCRLLRKAGLDVVHIDAMGLRGANLNVIKRLRDGTDLFIIGNNSVKNYETAQAMLTAGSDMISVARAAMSDPRVIKGLAGYVADLQRQTGWYNAPSHICRGGDLRGLTWCCPPIKDCPIHSALNRANLDPEQFARIKIGFGKDTKLDKAHSTCFGSMIWCCKFNKPCYLRDDSMEGNRMDSKEYVALKKKLSEEIIKNIDKDKVIT from the coding sequence ATGTCAGACCTTTTTGACCTCAAAGTGGGATATATGAACTTCAGTAATCCGGTGGCTGTCGCTTCCATGGCAGGTATCACTGACAGTGAGTTTTTCGAAAATTTTCTGGATGCAGGTCTTTACATCCTCGGCGGATACAGCATCGACGAAGCGACAATGAACGCTTCGGCCGAGATCGTAAAAAGAGGCAGAAAGGAGTTTGTTTCTGATAATATATTTGAACTGATGGAGTCGGAGCTCAAGAAAGTGTCCGGACGCGGCGTCGCAATAGGGCTGAACGTGCGTGCGACGAGTGTCGAGCCTTTTGTCAGGGCTGCCGAACTTGCAAAAAAATACGGGGCAATGCTTGAGATAAACGCACACTGCAGGCAGGATGAAATGGCCGCCATAGGCGTCGGGGAGATCATGCTGAAGGACCGCGTGGGGCTTGCCAAGATCGTATCCGAGGTTAAAAAGACCGGCGTCGTGCTTTCTCTTAAGATGAGGTCCGGGGTCGTTGACGAGGTAAATCTTTGCCGGCTGCTAAGGAAGGCCGGTCTTGACGTCGTACATATCGATGCCATGGGATTAAGAGGTGCTAACCTTAATGTCATCAAGAGGCTCAGGGACGGGACTGACCTGTTCATAATCGGCAATAACTCTGTGAAGAACTATGAGACGGCGCAGGCTATGCTCACGGCGGGCTCCGATATGATATCGGTGGCAAGGGCTGCGATGTCCGACCCGCGCGTGATAAAGGGCCTTGCCGGTTATGTCGCGGACCTGCAGAGGCAGACCGGATGGTATAACGCGCCTTCCCATATATGCCGCGGAGGCGATCTCCGGGGGCTGACATGGTGCTGCCCGCCCATTAAGGACTGCCCGATACACTCCGCGCTCAATCGCGCTAACCTGGATCCCGAACAGTTCGCAAGGATCAAGATCGGTTTCGGAAAGGACACAAAGCTCGATAAGGCTCATTCCACATGCTTCGGGAGCATGATATGGTGCTGTAAATTCAACAAGCCATGCTATCTCAGGGACGATTCTATGGAAGGGAACCGTATGGACTCTAAGGAATATGTGGCTTTAAAGAAGAAGCTCTCCGAAGAGATAATAAAGAATATTGACAAGGATAAGGTTATCACCTGA
- a CDS encoding pyruvate kinase alpha/beta domain-containing protein: MIKMEIVYFEKAGDRNTDDTIALAVKRAKEAGIKYVVVASSSGETGVKAAKAFEGTGAKVIVVGHAVGFSKPGVSDAEEKYVNELRSRGVPYVQQTHALSGVERSISRKLGGASRVESIADALRSVVSVGAKVCVEISIMAADGGYVPVDDEIIAIGGTWGGADTACVIKPAHANNFFDLHILEIICMPRDKSRE, translated from the coding sequence ATGATAAAGATGGAGATCGTATATTTTGAGAAAGCGGGAGACAGGAATACTGATGATACTATCGCCCTTGCCGTGAAGAGGGCAAAGGAGGCAGGCATTAAATATGTCGTAGTCGCAAGTTCCAGCGGCGAGACCGGGGTTAAGGCGGCAAAAGCGTTCGAAGGCACGGGCGCGAAGGTGATCGTTGTCGGGCACGCTGTAGGGTTTTCAAAGCCCGGCGTCAGCGATGCCGAAGAGAAATATGTCAATGAGCTAAGATCCAGGGGTGTGCCGTACGTGCAGCAGACACATGCCCTTTCCGGCGTAGAGCGGTCAATAAGCAGGAAACTCGGCGGCGCATCGCGTGTCGAGTCCATTGCGGACGCGTTAAGGAGCGTCGTGAGTGTCGGCGCTAAAGTGTGCGTGGAGATCAGCATTATGGCCGCTGACGGCGGATATGTGCCCGTAGACGATGAGATCATCGCCATAGGCGGCACATGGGGCGGCGCGGATACGGCATGCGTGATAAAGCCTGCACATGCGAACAATTTCTTTGACCTGCATATCTTAGAGATAATCTGCATGCCCAGGGACAAATCCAGGGAGTGA
- a CDS encoding phosphotransacetylase family protein: MKSIFIASINARSGKTVITLGIALNSKVYTGFFKPFQEKMITVNGHQIEEDAYLMQSLVDFEANPNELCPFPREKLPNITMDQIVDAYKKVSKDKELMIIEGMEYITTGFLYGISAYDIVETLKSDLILLTDSRPESLDRVAMIKNYLDYRNIPLKGVILNLCNDVGLENFLIGKGIPVIGSMPYTPSLRTLHVFEIVEELNGIVLTGNDNLNNLVEKTLIGAMSKESALKYFERVPNKAVITGGDRSDILMTALNTSTSCIILTGGLLPSQEVINRARFLGVPMISVKEDTLSASEAVDNMIARIDPTDEKKIKTIKEEVARNVDLSRIWG, translated from the coding sequence ATGAAATCGATTTTCATTGCCTCGATAAATGCAAGAAGCGGTAAGACGGTCATAACGCTGGGCATAGCGTTGAACTCAAAGGTATACACGGGCTTTTTTAAACCGTTCCAGGAAAAGATGATCACTGTGAACGGGCATCAAATAGAGGAAGATGCATACCTTATGCAATCTCTTGTCGACTTTGAGGCCAACCCGAACGAACTTTGTCCGTTCCCTCGCGAAAAACTTCCGAACATAACGATGGACCAGATAGTCGACGCGTATAAAAAGGTCAGCAAGGATAAGGAACTGATGATAATAGAGGGCATGGAATACATTACGACCGGTTTTCTCTATGGCATCTCCGCGTATGACATTGTGGAGACGCTAAAGTCCGACCTGATACTGCTGACGGACTCCCGCCCCGAATCACTTGACAGGGTAGCGATGATAAAGAACTACCTGGACTACAGGAATATCCCGCTAAAAGGTGTCATCCTGAACCTTTGTAATGACGTGGGACTTGAAAACTTCTTAATAGGTAAGGGTATACCAGTCATTGGCTCCATGCCTTATACTCCGTCCTTGAGGACGCTCCATGTTTTCGAGATAGTTGAAGAGCTGAACGGGATAGTACTTACGGGCAACGATAACCTGAACAACCTGGTGGAAAAGACGCTTATCGGCGCCATGTCAAAAGAATCTGCTTTGAAGTATTTCGAGAGGGTTCCGAACAAGGCGGTCATAACAGGCGGCGATCGCAGCGACATATTAATGACAGCCCTTAACACGTCCACGTCATGTATCATACTGACAGGCGGGCTTCTGCCGTCACAGGAAGTCATTAATCGTGCGAGGTTCCTTGGGGTGCCGATGATATCCGTGAAAGAAGATACATTATCCGCGTCCGAGGCTGTTGATAACATGATCGCGCGCATTGACCCTACGGATGAGAAAAAGATCAAGACGATCAAAGAAGAGGTCGCCAGGAACGTTGACCTCAGCCGTATATGGGGTTAA
- a CDS encoding alpha/beta fold hydrolase, whose amino-acid sequence MEETVLVDGINVYYEVEGKGEDLLLIHGMGMSGEIWKETIKAASRFFRVIALDLPGFGSSDKPDAKYGIPYYVEYIKKFMDALEIEEAYVAGVSFGGYVAASFASKYPENVIKLVLTSPMGLTPMPAGVKGVPFSDGVLNVTYWLLSKNKNLFKSFGQDSFYDKSFITDKMIDEQWSMMKDPRYRKALQKNARYLSRLHPEYVDTLKAIVSPTLIIWGKEDRIMPVSDAQRYRGYIQGSRLVMLDRCGHMAPIEKKEDYNKALLTFLGEVDIYYQEEA is encoded by the coding sequence ATGGAAGAAACGGTACTTGTAGATGGCATCAACGTTTATTACGAGGTGGAAGGTAAAGGCGAAGACCTTTTACTCATTCACGGTATGGGAATGTCCGGCGAGATATGGAAAGAGACCATTAAAGCAGCGTCGCGCTTCTTCAGGGTCATAGCTCTCGACCTTCCGGGTTTCGGGTCGTCGGATAAGCCTGACGCTAAATACGGCATACCCTACTATGTCGAGTATATCAAAAAATTCATGGATGCCCTGGAAATAGAGGAAGCATACGTCGCCGGTGTATCTTTCGGAGGTTATGTCGCTGCATCCTTCGCATCTAAATATCCGGAAAACGTCATCAAGCTCGTATTAACTTCTCCCATGGGGCTGACACCGATGCCTGCGGGAGTCAAGGGCGTACCGTTTTCTGATGGCGTGTTGAACGTCACTTACTGGCTGCTCTCTAAAAACAAGAACCTGTTCAAGAGTTTCGGACAGGACTCGTTCTATGATAAAAGCTTCATCACAGACAAAATGATAGACGAACAGTGGTCAATGATGAAAGACCCGCGGTATCGAAAAGCGTTACAGAAAAACGCAAGATATCTTTCCCGGCTTCATCCGGAGTACGTCGACACCTTAAAGGCTATAGTTTCTCCTACGTTGATAATCTGGGGTAAGGAGGACCGGATAATGCCTGTGTCGGACGCCCAGAGGTACCGGGGCTATATTCAGGGCTCACGGCTTGTGATGCTGGATAGATGCGGGCATATGGCGCCGATAGAGAAAAAGGAAGATTATAATAAAGCGCTTCTGACATTTTTGGGCGAGGTCGATATATACTACCAGGAAGAAGCCTGA
- a CDS encoding DUF2797 domain-containing protein: MRIIGYSSIDKSLIVYPRLKEIDISNDIAMVLKERGCAGRWAGDQYIPCESHDHPYCSRCAAPDPCIICKGECLKSIKTCCIEHSVYLAVFAPDILKVGVSKTHRLETRLKEQGADIGFEIVRLPDGELARRREQTMAQSIRDKVSYKDKLNGISKRVSERLLQDIYRDYDAERVMSFKYFRDEIRMKPILIEPKEEMAISGKVLGIKGQVLVIEKRNTVYAVNLDDLIGYDMEPGKGSINLQSSLFEFSEEETV; the protein is encoded by the coding sequence ATGAGGATCATTGGTTATTCATCGATAGATAAGTCCCTGATAGTCTATCCGAGGCTGAAGGAAATTGACATTTCTAATGACATAGCCATGGTGCTGAAAGAGCGTGGATGCGCGGGCAGATGGGCAGGAGACCAGTATATCCCCTGTGAAAGCCATGATCATCCGTACTGTAGCAGATGCGCGGCCCCGGATCCCTGTATCATATGTAAAGGCGAGTGCCTGAAATCCATTAAGACGTGCTGTATCGAGCATTCCGTATATCTCGCGGTTTTCGCCCCCGATATTCTGAAAGTAGGAGTGTCAAAGACACACCGGCTTGAGACAAGACTGAAGGAACAGGGCGCTGATATCGGCTTTGAGATAGTCAGGCTGCCCGACGGCGAACTTGCCAGAAGAAGAGAGCAGACCATGGCGCAAAGCATTCGGGATAAGGTCTCATATAAAGATAAGCTTAACGGAATATCTAAAAGAGTGAGTGAACGGCTGTTACAGGATATCTACAGGGACTATGACGCGGAACGCGTCATGAGCTTTAAGTATTTCAGGGACGAGATCAGGATGAAGCCAATTCTGATCGAGCCTAAAGAGGAGATGGCCATTTCCGGTAAAGTCCTCGGGATCAAAGGCCAGGTACTCGTGATCGAAAAAAGGAATACTGTGTATGCCGTTAATCTTGACGACCTCATCGGCTATGACATGGAGCCCGGAAAAGGATCGATCAACCTGCAATCTTCACTTTTCGAATTTTCTGAAGAGGAGACTGTATAA
- a CDS encoding triphosphoribosyl-dephospho-CoA synthase, with translation MSPNLDPPYIARCAVLAMALEVSGTPKPGNIDRDHDYVDTKYEDFIAAAIGVFPVMEKACTGGGIGELILEASDECVKWQSGGNTHFGAYILLFPLIKAAMSGTDHLKENAIDIVRDTTVNDAVDFYKAFSKVAVRMKDSEDLDVRDDSSLEELRERGLTMYDIMEISSKNDMVAKEWVNGFARCFKAGRSILEKRKTGSLNDATVLTYLELLAEEPDTFIVKKYDLEKAHYTQRLAIDVMDRRMTLNELSNRLYMEKINPGSTADIIIAGLFIALLSGLKV, from the coding sequence ATGAGCCCGAATCTCGATCCTCCCTATATAGCCAGATGCGCGGTCCTTGCCATGGCACTTGAAGTTTCCGGAACGCCAAAACCCGGGAACATTGACCGCGACCATGATTACGTTGATACGAAGTATGAAGATTTTATAGCGGCAGCCATAGGCGTGTTCCCTGTCATGGAAAAGGCATGCACTGGCGGAGGCATAGGCGAACTGATACTCGAGGCCTCTGATGAGTGCGTTAAATGGCAATCGGGAGGTAACACTCATTTTGGAGCTTATATCCTTCTTTTCCCGCTCATAAAAGCCGCGATGTCCGGGACCGATCATCTTAAGGAGAACGCCATAGACATTGTCAGGGACACAACGGTCAATGATGCCGTTGATTTTTATAAGGCTTTCAGCAAAGTCGCTGTCAGGATGAAAGACTCCGAAGACCTGGACGTCAGGGATGACAGTTCGCTGGAAGAGCTTCGCGAACGCGGGCTTACCATGTATGATATAATGGAAATATCCTCGAAGAACGATATGGTGGCAAAAGAATGGGTGAACGGTTTCGCAAGATGCTTCAAGGCCGGCCGGTCGATACTGGAGAAGCGCAAGACCGGCTCACTGAACGACGCTACCGTGCTGACATATCTGGAACTTCTGGCTGAGGAGCCTGATACGTTCATAGTTAAAAAATATGACCTGGAGAAAGCTCATTATACCCAGAGACTTGCGATCGATGTGATGGACCGCAGAATGACGCTGAACGAACTTTCAAACCGTCTTTATATGGAAAAGATAAACCCGGGCTCGACAGCCGACATAATCATAGCCGGCCTGTTCATCGCTTTATTGAGCGGGTTGAAGGTGTGA